CTGTCGTTCTTCGACAGCGCCCTGAAGTGGCGCGCCGAGCCGGGCGAATTCAGGCTGATGGTCGGCAGCGCGTCCGACGACATCCGGCTGGAAACGACCCTGCACCTCCAATGAGAGACACCATGAACGATACCCCCGTCATCACCTCGGTCCGCGTGATCCCCGTCGCGGGGCGGGACAGCATGCTGCTGAACCTGTCCGGCGCGCACGCGCCTTTCTTCACCCGCAACCTGCTGATCCTCACCGACAGTTCTGGCAGGCAGGGCGTGGGCGAAGTGCCGGGCGGCGAAGCGATCCGCAAGACGCTGGAAGATGCGCAGGCGCTGATCGTCGGCCGCCCGGTCGGCGACTATAACGCGGTGCTGAACTCGGCCCGCACGGCGTTCGCCAGCCGCGATGCGGGCGGCCGCGGCGTGCAGACGTTCGACCTGCGCGTGGCGATCCATGCGGTGACGGCCATCGAATGCGCACTGCTCGATTTGCTGGGCCAGTTCCTCGGCGTGCCGGTGGCGGCGCTGCTGGGAGAGGGGCAGCAACGCGACCAGGTGCCGATCCTGGGCTACCTGTTCTACATCGGCGACAAGCATAAAACCGACCTGCCGTACGCCAGCGAACCGGATGCGCCGGATGCCTGGAGCCGGCTGCGCCATGAAGAAGCCTTGACGCCCGAGGCGATCGTGGCGCTGGCGGATGCGGCGTACGATCGCTATGGCTTCCGCGACTTCAAGCTGAAAGGCGGCGTGCTGCGCGGCGAGGAGGAAATCGAAGCGGTGACGGCGCTGGCGGAACGCTTCCCCGAAGCGCGCATCACGCTGGACCCGAACGGCGGCTGGCTGCTGGAGGATGCGATCCGCCTGTGCCGCGACAAGGGCGACGTGCTGGCCTATGCGGAAGACCCGTGCGGTCCGGAGAACGGCTACTCGGGCCGCGAGGTGATGGCCGAGTTCCGCCGCGCGACCGGCCTGCCGACGGCGACCAACATGATCGCCACCGACTGGCGCGAGATGAGCCATGCCATCGCCCTGCAGTCCGTGACGATCCCGCTGGCCGATCCGCACTTCTGGACGATGCAGGGTTCGGTGCGCGTGGCGCAGCTGTGCCAGGCATTCGGCCTCACGTGGGGTTCGCATTCGAACAACCATTTCGACGTGTCGCTGGCGATGTTCACCCACGTGGCCGCGGCGGCGCCGGGCAACATCACCGCCATCGACACGCACTGGATCTGGCAGGACGGCCAGCGCCTCACGAAGGAACCGCTGCGGATCGTGGGCGGCCTGGTCGACGTGCCGAAGACGCCGGGCCTGGGCGTGGAACTGGACATGGACGAAGTGGAAGCGGCGCACCGGCGCTACCTGGGCATGGGCCTGGGCGCGCGCAACGACGCGGCCGCGATGCAGTTCCTGGTGCCGGGCTGGCAGTTCGACAGCAAACGTCCATGCCTGGTGCGCTGATGGCGGACACCGACAAGCACGCCGACAAGGACGCCGGCAACATGCCGGGCAGGCGCCGCCGCAAGGGCCTCGGCCTGACGCTGCGCGACGTGGCCCGGCTGGCCAACGTGGCGCCGATCACCGCGTCGCGCGCGTTGAACACGCCCGACGCGGTGTCGGACGAGATCCTGCGGCGCGTGAAGGATGCCGTCGAGCGCACCGGCTACGTGCCGAACCTGCTCGCCGGCGGCCTCGCGTCGCGCCGCTCGCGACTGGTGGCCGCCGTGGTGCCGACCATTACCGGCTCGGTGTTCTTGGAGACGGTACAGGCGCTGACCGAGACGCTGGCGGCCAACGGCTACCAGATGATGCTGGGCCAGTCCGGCTACCACGGCTCGCGCGAGGACGCGCTGCTGGAAACGATCATCGGCCGCCGCCCGGACGGCGTGATCCTCACCGGCATCATGCACTCCACGCTGGCGCGGCGCCGGCTGGTGGCCAGCGGCATTCCCGTCGTCGAGACATGGGACCTGACGCCGACGCCGGTCGACATGCTGGTGGGTTTTTCGCACGAGAAGGTGGGCGCCGCCGTGGCGCAGTTCCTGCACAGGCGCGGCCGGCGCCGCATGGCCTGCATCAGCGCCGACGACGAACGCGCAATCCGCCGCAACCTTGCCTTCGCCAACGCCGCCCAGGCGCTGGGAGCGGACGTGGTACCGACCCACATGGTGCCGGCGCCCAGTTCCGTGGCCAGCGGCCGCGAAGGCCTGCGCGCGCTGCTGGCGAAAGACCCGTCGCTCGACGCGATCTTCTGCAGCTCCGACATGGTGGCGCTCGGCGTGCTGACCGAGGCCCAGGCACAGGGCATCAGGGTGCCGGACCAGCTGGCCATCATCGGGCTGGGCGACCTCGCCATGTCGCGCGAGCTGCACCCGGCGCTGACCACCGTGCGGGTCGACGGCACGCTGATCGGGCACACCGCCGCGCAGTACATCATGCAGCGCGCCGACGGGCTGGTGGTGGCGGAGCCGGTGTGCGATGTGGGGTTTACGATCGTGGAGCGGGCGACGACTTAGGAGCCATAAGATGAACTTGATGGACTACCTTCATGCGGTCAATGACGAGCACACATTTCTGGCGTTCGTGCATGCTTTGACGAAGGACCGTCATGCTGCTGTGAACAAATCTGCCGCCGACAACAGCGATGACGTTGAGAACGGCTGGAGCAATGAAACAATAGAAGGGTTTCTGGAGTCAGCACATGCCTGGGCGGAGGAATCCGATTTCGGTGCGCGGCAGGGGCTTGATTCTGCCTCGCCCTGGAAAAAGTTCGCGACTTTTCTATATTGCGGGAAAGTTTACGAATAAGCGTGCTCAAGCCGGCGCGGTCGCCCGCTCCAGCTCCGCCAGCCACACCATCGCATGCTCGCGGCTGTCGCCGCACATGTCGGCCGCTGGCTGCAGGCCGCCGCAAAACGCCGGCCGCTCCGGCTTGCCGAACACGCGGCACCGGTTGTCGTCATCGAGCTGCACGCAGCGCACGCCGGCGGGCTTGCCGTTCGGCATGCCGGGAAGCGGGCTGGTAATCGAGGGCGCGGTGCAGCAGGCACCGCAATGGTCGCGGCAGTTCATGGTCGGGCGGGCGGTAGTGTGCAAGAACGGGGCAAGGGCGGGACAGGGGCGCTGGAGAAAGCCGGCTATTGTACCCCGCTCAGTGCCCGCCCAGCAGCAGCGAAATCGAATACAGCAGCACGCCCACGACACCGCCGACCAGCGTGCCGTTGATGCGGATGAACTGCAGGTCGCTGCCCACCTGCAGCTCCAGCTTCTGCGAAATCGTTTCGGCATCCCACTTGTCGATCACCTTCTGCACCACCGCCACGATCAGCCCGCGCCGCTCGACGATCGCCTCGGCGGCGAAGCTTTTCAGCCACTCGTTCAGCTTGGCCCGCACCGTGGCGTTCTGCTCCAGCGCGGTGGCGAAAATGCGCAGCGCGCCCTGGGTGCGCAGCAGCAGCCGCGATTCGGGCGATTCGCTGGCCGCCAGCAGCCGGATGCGAATGTCGCCCCACACGCCGGACACGTATTCGCGGAACAGCGGGTGCGTTAGCCCGCGCGTCAGCAGGGCGCGCAGCTTCTGTTCGTATTCGGGCGATTCTTCTAGCTTCGCGATCAGCTCCGTGATCGCGTCGTGGAAGCGGGCGCGCCATTCGCCGTCTTCATCGGCCATGTCGTCGAGGATGCTGCCGATGCCGTCCATCAGCCGCTCGAAGAATTTTTCGTCGACCATCTTCGGTATCCACTTCGGGCTGTGGTCGTGCACCTTCTGGCGGATATAGCCACGGTTTTCCTCCAGCGCGGCGGCGACCAGGCCCAGCACCTTCTGCAGCAGGCGCACGTGCTGGCCGTTCGCCACCAGTACCGACAGCACCTGGCCCATCAGGGGCGCCAGCCTGACATCCTTCAGGCTGGAGGCCAGCGTGCCGCCGACGAAACTGGCGGCGTCGCGGTCCTCGATCATGTTCAGCACCGCGGGAATGGTGCCGACGATGCGTTCGGCCACGGCGCGGTTGTTGGTGTCGTCGACCAGCCAGCGTGCGCAGGTTCCGGCGAAATCCACGTCCTTCAGCTCGTTTCGCACCACTTCCGGCGTGATGAAGTTATGTTCCAGGAATTCGGCGATGTTGGCGCCGATCCGGTCCTTGTTGCGGGGGATGATGGCGGTGTGCGGGATCGGCAGGCCGAGCGGATGGCGGAACAGGGCGGTGACGGCGAACCAGTCGGCCAGGCCGCCCACCATCGCCGCTTCGGCGAAAGCGGCCACGAAGCCCAGCCACGGGTAATCCGGCTGCAACAGCCTGGCGGTCACGAAAACCCCGGCCATGGCGGCCAGCAGGCAGGTGGCAATGCGGCGGATGCGCCGCAGGCGCAAGAGGGGATCCCTGGACGGCAACACTATCTCCCGGCAAAAGACTTGCCCGATGATACGTCGGCACGGCCGTGCGTTACCGTTCGGTACGTCACGATGCGGCCGGCTGGATTAGGATTGCCGGTACAGGAAAAACCACGGAGATCACCATGGACCGCGAACGACCGAAAGCAGGCGACGTGGTGCGGCCGATCGGCTGGCACCAGCAGATGATCGTCATCGCCGTGCGGGGCGACGATATCCGCTGCCGCTGGAACGACGACGAAGGCGAGCACGAGCAGGCATTTCCGTCCGGCCAGCTGGAAACGGTGCACCGCGGCGCCGAATTTTCCGCCAATCCGGAGCGCAGCCGGATCACGCATCGCCCTTAGTGCAGGGAGACGCAACCTTGACGTTGCTTTAGTGCAGGTCTATCATTTACTGACCCGCCAGTAAGTAAAGGGGCGGGTAATTGCAAGCAAGCGTCACGACAAGCGTCAAAACAAGCGTCGAAAAAGTGTCAAGCAAGCAGCAGGCAGCCCCGTAACAGCCAAGTATTAGCAAAGCAATCCCTCTATGCAATCCGACACGAAACCGCGCTGGGAGCGCCGCAAGGACGCCCGGCCGCAGGAACTGCTGGCCGCCGCGCTGGACCTGTTCGTGGACCGCGGCTACGCCGCCACCCGCCTGGAAGACGTGGCGCGTCGCGCCGGCGTGTCGAAAGGCACGCTCTATCTCTATTTCGAAAACAAGGAAGAGCTGTTCAAGGCCGTCGTTCGCGAGAATATCGTGGGAGTGATCGGCAAGGCGGAGAGCGATGTCGCCGCCGCCGACAGCACTTCCTGCAGCGAGCTGCTGCGCGCGATGCTGCGCCGCTGGTGGGCCGATGTGGCCTCCACGCGCGCCTCCGGGCTGGCCAAGCTGATGGTGGCCGAAGCCGGTAATTTTCCTGAAATTGCCCGGTTTTACAATGAGGAAGTGATCGCGCGCGGCCATGCGCTGATCGCCTCCATTGTGCAGCGCGGCGTGGAGCGTGGCGAATTCGTGCCGGTCGATGCGGAAATGATGACGCGCGTGTTGACGGCGCCCGTCACGATGCTGATGCTGTGGGCGCACAGCTTCGATCCGTGCTGCGGGCCGGTCGACCCGGAAGCGTTCATGGATGTCTATCTCGGCCTGGTCGAGCGCGGCATGGCACGGCCGGCGTGAACCGGCAAGGCTGCCGCAAGTTCGTGCGCAGCCATCGCAATTTCGTTCATTCAACCCCGCCAAACTGCAGACTGTCGCAATTTCAGGCCACCCGCCGTCGTTATCGTTAATATCCCGTCCAGACCAGTTCAACGATAAAATGACGGATTCTTATTCCTTCACTAAAGTCTAAAAGATGAATATCGAACAAGCCCGATTCAATATGATCGAACAGCAGATTCGTCCGTGGGACGTGCTGGACACCGATATCCTCGATCTGTTGATGGTTGTTAAACGCGAGGATTTTGTACCGGAAGCCTACAGGAAACTGGCTTTTGTCGACACTTCCATCCCGCTGCCGGGCGGCGCCTCGATGCTGAACCCGAAGATCGAAGCGCGCATCGTGCAGGACGTGCACGTGAAGAAGCATGAGAACGTTTTGCTGGTCGGTGCCGGCAGCGGCTATGTGGCCGCGCTGCTGGCGCACCGCGCCCGTCACGTGACCGTGGTCGAGATCGATCCGGCGCTGAAGGAACTGGCACAGAAGAACCTGGCCGCGAACGGCATCACCAATGCGACCGTGGAACTGGGCAACGGCGCGCAGGGCTGGGCCAACGGCGCCCCGTTCGACGTGATCGTGTTTGCCGGCGCGCTGCCGGTGCTGCCGGAATCGGTGCTGCAGCAGGTGAAGCCCGAAGGCCGCATCCTGGCGATCATCGGCGAATCGCCGGTCATGTCCGCGCACCTGATCACCCGCACCGCCGAAGGCAGCTACGACACGAAGAAGCTGTTCGAGACCGACGTGCAGCCGCTGCAGGCCGCCGTCACGCCATCGCACTTCACGTTCTGAAAGCTGGCCATGCAACAGATTACCGCTCCCGAGCTGGCCGCCTGGCTGGCCGATGACAAGCGCGCGCGCCCGTTCCTGCTGGACGTGCGCGAGAACTGGGAATTCGACACCTGCCATATCGAAGGTGCGACCCTGATGCCGATGCAGTCCATCCCGGCCCGCATCGACGACCTGGACGAGGATGCGGAAATCGTCTGCATCTGCCACCACGGCGCGCGCAGCCTGCAGGTGGCGGCGTTCCTGGAGCGGCACGGCTTCCAGAAAGTCACGAACCTGACGGGCGGCGTACACGCCTGGGCATTGCAGGTGGATGAATCGATGCCGAAGTACTGAGCAGGCGATCATCGCGGCGGCCGGGAAAAGAACAACACGAACCAACCCTTGACGAGTCCAACGGAGAACGCAATGCAGAGACCCCTTATCGCCATGCTGATCGCCGGCGCATTGACATGGAATGCACCAGCGGCGCAGGCGGCCGATCTGATCCAGGTTTATCAGCAGGCGCTGGCAAACGATGCCACGTATGCCAGCGCGCGCAATTCGCTGACAGTGGGGCAGGAACGGATTACCCAGGGGCGTTCCCAATTGTTGCCGGGGATTGCGCTGCAGGGCAACCACACGCGTTTCTACGGTACGACCACGCCGCCGACCGGACAGAAGGCGGATTCCGACAACCACCAGAATTCCTACAGCTTGACGCTGTCACAGCCGCTGTTCGATTACGCGGCATGGCAGTCTTACGAGCAAAGCAAGCTGTCGCAGGCACAGGCCGAAGTACAGTTCGCGCAGGCCCGGCAGGACCTGATCGTGCGCGTGGCCCAGTCCTATTTCGACGTGCTGACGGCGCAGGACAACCTGGCATCGATCCAGGCGCAAAAGTCCGCCACGACCGAGCAGCTGGCATCGGCCAAGCGCAACTTCGAAGTCGGCACGCAGACCATTACCGATACCCACGAAGCGCAAGCCGCGTACGACCTGGTGGTGGCGCAGGAATTCGCCGCCATCAACGCACTCGAAGTGGCGCGCACCGCGCTGCAGCAGATCGTCGGCACCGCGCCGGCATCGCTGGCCACGTTGCGCGCCGGGGTGACGATCGCGCCGCCGGAACCGGCCAACATCGAGCCATGGATCTCGGCCGCCGAGGCGGACAACTTCAATGTGGCGCTGCAGCGGCTGAGCGTGGAAATCGCCAAGCGCGAGATCGCCCGCAACCGCGCCGGCCACCTGCCGACGGTGGACTTCACCGCCAACTCCAACCGCGTCAGCCAGACGGGCCTGGGCATCACCCGCGGGACGACGGTCGGCGTGACATGGACGGTGCCGATCTTCAACGGTTTCGCCGTCACCAGCAAGGTGCGCGAAACCATCGCCCTGGAAGAAAAATCACGCAACGACCTGGAAGCGAACCGGCGTGCGGCCGCGCAGAGCGCCCGCCAGGCCTACCTGGGCGTCAACAGCGGGCTGGCGCAGGTCAGGGCGCTGCAGGCGGCGGAAGTGTCGAGCCAGTCCGCGCTGGAATCGAACAAGCTGGGCTACCAGGTGGGCGTGCGGATCAACATCGACGTGCTGAATGCGCAGCGCCAGCTGTACTCCACGCAGCGCGACCTGGCAAAGGCCCGCTACGACACGATCATGAACGGCCTGCGGCTGAAGGCGGCCGCCGGCACGCTGCGGGACGAGGACCTGGCGCCGGTGAATGCGTTGCTGACGAACTGACTCCGCCCGGGAGGCGAAAACCGGTGTCCGGCATCCGCGCCTGCGGCGTGGTGTCCGACACCATCCAGCTTCCAGCAATGAAAAACGCCGGCCCGTGCGATGCACGGGCCGGCGTTTTTCATGGGCTGCGCGACAATCAGCGCAGGCCGCCGCCTTCGGCATCGAACGAGCGTTCGATCAGCTCGATCTTGTAGCCGTCCGGGTCGGTCACGAAGGCGATCACGGTGGTGCCGCCTTTCACGGGGCCCGGCTCGCGGGTCACGTTGCCGCCGTTCGCCTTGACCGCCGCGCAGGCTTCCACGATGTTCTCGGAAGAGATGGCGATATGGCCGTAGGCGTTGCCCAGGTCGTAGCTGTCGGTACCGTAGTTGTACGTCAGTTCCAGCTCGGCGTGATCCGGGTTGTTGCCGTAGCCGACGAAGGCCAGCGTGTACTGGTACTCGGGATTGTCGCTGGTGCGCAGCAGTTTCATGCCGAGCACGTTGGTATAGAAATCGATGGAGCGCTGCAGGTCACCGACCCGCAGCATGGTATGCAGGATGCGCATTGCCGTAGTCTTTCGTTGTTGCCAAAGGTGCGATTGTAGGGGTTTTCGCGGATCTTCGCCGAGAGCGACCGGCCGCCTGTGCGCCGGTTGCTTTCGTATTTGCCCGGAGTCCGGTTGCTGTTATTGCCCCGCCGGCGCCACGCGCCAGATCGTGTTGCCCACGTCATCGGCCACCAGCAGCGCGCCATCCTTCGCCACGGCGACACCGACCGGGCGGCCCTTGGCGCGTTCTTCCTTGCTGAGGAACCCGGTGAGGAAATCCTGCGGCGGGCCGGAAGGCTTGCCGTCCGCGAACGGCACGAACACCACCTTGTAGCCGCTGTGCGGCTTGCGGTTCCACGAGCCGTGCTGGCCGATGAACGCGCCACCCTGGTAGCTGGCGGGGAACAGCCTGGCCGTATAGAACTCCAGGCCCAGCGATGCCGTATGCCCGCCCAGCGCGTAGTCTGGCACGATGGCCTTGGCGACCAGGTCCGGCCGCTGCTTCTCGACGCGGGTGTCGACATGCTGGCCGAACCAGCTGTACGGCCAGCCGTAGAAGCCGCCGTCCTTCACCGAGGTCAGGTAGTCCGGCACCAGGTCGTTGCCCAGTTCGTCGCGCTCGTTGACCACGGTCCACAGCGTCTTCGTCTTCGGTTCCCACGCCATGCCGTTCGGGTTGCGCAGGCCCGTGGCATACAGCCGCGATTTGCCGGTGGCGCGCTCTAGCTGCCAGATGGCGGCGCGGCCTTCCTCCTTGTCGATGCCGTTCTCGGCCACGTTCGAGTTCGAGCCCACGGTCATGTACAGGAACTTGCCGTCCGGGCTGGCGGTAATGTTCTTCGTCCAGTGGTGGTTCAGCGGGCCGGCGGGCAGGCTCATCACTTTCACACCCGATGCCGCGATGGCCGTCTTGCCTTCCTCGTACGGGAAGCGCACCACGGCATCCGAGTTCGCCACATAGAAGTCCTTGTTCACCAGCACCATGCCGAACGGCGAGCTCAGGTTCTTCAGGAACACGCTGCGCGTTTGCGCCGCGCCGTTCGCGTCCACGCCGCGCAGCAGCGTGATGCGGTTCGCCGACGGCGAAACGGCCCCCGCCTTTTTCTGCATGTGCTTCATGATCGCGCCCTTGACGCCCTTGCTGTCCTCCGGCTTCGGCGGCGCGTTCGTCTCGGCCACCAGCACGTCGCCGTTGGGCAGCACGTACAGCCAGCGGGGGTGGTCGAGATCGCGGGCGTAGGCGGTGACCGTGAAGCCGGCCGCGGCCACGGGTTTCTCGTCGCCTTTCCACACGTCGGTGGGCGCCACGTTCACGGTCGGGATCAGCGACTTCTCCGGTGCCGGCAACTTGGGATTCGGGCCCCAGCCGGCGGGAAAGCCGGTCGATGCGGCGGCCGGTGCGGAAGGCGAGGCGGGGGACTGGGCCAGGGCGGCGCCGCTGGCCAGCAGGGCGCCAAGAACAAGGATCGGTTTCATGATGGTCGTGTCGGCAGGCGTTGGAAGAACATGGAACCCGGAAAAAAATCCCGGCAAGCAGGCCGGGAAACAGTCCGGGGAAAGGAACAGGTTCAGTCGCGCTTGATCACCGGCAGCGGATCCGCTTCCGGCGCGGCATTGCCCGGCGGCGCTTTCTGGATGCCGGCTTCCTGCTGGTGCAGGTCGGTGTCGACCAGGCCCGCTTCGATATCGCGTCCGGCCTGCTCGATGCGGCTGCGCACCGGCTGGTGCTGCGTGCCCTCGGGCGACTGGTCGCGTTCGTGCGGCAGCCGCTTGCCGGCCGTGTCGTCGATGTGGACTTCGGTATTGACCTGGCGGTCTACCGTGTTCGGCTCTCTCGATTCACTCATGATGCGTCTCTCCAATTACTTAGCTGAATCTCATGTTATCGGTTACGCCCGATCGTGGTCGCCCGCTTGGGAGTGTTGCATTATTGCCATTTTCATAGTGCATTCCTGCCATGAAGTGGTTAGCATGAAAGACTGCTTCGCCAACGAAAGGCAACCGCTTGAAACCCCTCCAGAACCACATGCCCGGCCCGGATGCAGCCGGTCATCATGCGGCCGACCACGCCGTGCCGGCGAACTGCCGGAACTGCGGCACCGCCGTGGCCGACCACTATTGCCCGCACTGCGGCCAGGAAACTCGGCTGCACATGCCGAGCTTTACGGAATTCGCGCATGAATTCATCAGCCATTACGTGGCACTGGAGGGCAAATTGTGGGGCACGTTCATGCGCCTGCTGTTCCGGCCGGGCGCGCTGACGAACGAATACCTGGCCGGCCGGCGCCGCCGTTACGTGGAACCGCTGCGCCTGTACCTCACGCTATCGATCCTGTTCTTTGCGCTGATCAAGGTGTCCGGCGTCAGCGTGTTCAGCACGACGGTCGATACCGCGCCCGCCGTGATCGCCGGCGCGCCCGCCGCCCGGGGCGTCGAGAAAAGCCCGGCAGAACGCGGCGACACGCTGGAAATCGGCGCCAGCCTGCCGCAAGAGCTGAAGGGCTGGCCGGCCGTCGCACACGCCGTCGACCGCTTCGACGAACTGGGCAACGAGGAGAAAGGCAAGGCGCTATCGGCCAGCTTCTTCCGCTACGCGCCGTATGCGATGTTTTGCCTGATGCCCCTGTTCGCCCTGTACCTGAAGGGGCTTTACGTGGGGACGGGGCGGCGTTATGGCGAACACCTGCTGTTCGCGCTCCATGTGAACTCGTTCGCCTTCGTGATGTTTACCGCGTTCGCGGTGATGCCGGACGGTTTCTTCAAGTTCCTGCTGTTCTGCTGGCTGCTCGGCTACCTGCCGTGGGCAATGCGTCGCGTCTACCGGAAAAGCCGGTGGGGCACCGCCCTGCGCTGGGTGGCGCTGATGGCGCTGCATATGCTGTCGCTGGCGGCGGCGGTCCTGGTGGCCATGTTCCTCGGTATCGCGCTCGCCCGCTGACGCGTGGCACCCATCTTGCACAACTGACCACCGGGCCTTATACTGGTTAAATATACAGTAATCGTGAGCGTGCCCCGGGTTGATGCGGGAGCGCTGCATGGCGAAACGGCATTGAAATGAGGTACCCTTCGCCATGCACGCCTCGTGCATATATCTGTCCCGTCGAAAGCTCCCTATGCCCGCCACCCCTGCCATGTACAACACGATCGCGCTGGTCGTCCGGCCCAATACGGCCGGCATCGAAGATTCCGTGCGCGACGTTCTCGCTTTCCTGCGCCAGGGCGGCTACAGCGTCGTGTTCGATGCGGACACGGCCGCGCACCTGAACATGCCGGAGATTCCCGCGATGAGCGCGCAGGGCATCGGCGAAAAATGCGATTGCGCGATCGTCATGGGCGGCGACGGCACGATGCTGGGCATTGCCCGCCAGCTGGCGCCGTTCGAGATACCGCTGATCGGCATCAACCAGGGCCGGCTGGGCTTCATGACCGATATCCCGCGCGAAGGCATGCTGCCGGTGCTGGGCCGTATCCTTGCCGGCACCCACAAGCTGGAGCGCCGCACGCTGCTCGAAGGGCGCGTGCTGCGCAACGGCAAGCCGATCCACTTCGGGATGGCCGTCAACGACGTGGTGGTGGCGCGCGGCGCCGGCAGCGGCATGGTGGAACTGCGCGTCGATGTCGACGATCACTTCATGTACAACCAGCGCTCGGATGGCCTGATCGTTTCCACGCCCACCGGGTCGACGGCCTACGCCCTGTCGGCCGGCGGGCCGCTGCTGCATCCCACGCTGGGCGGCATCGTGCTGGTGCCGATTGCGCCGCATGCGCTGTCGAACCGGCCGATCGTGCTGCCCGACTCGAGCGAGATCGTCATCGAGATCAACCGCGGGCGCGACATCACGGTGAACTTCGACATGCAGACGTTCGCCAGCCTGATGCCGCAGGACCGCATCCATATCCGGCGCTCGCCGCACGCGATCACCTTCCTGCATCCGGAAGGCTGGAGCTACTACAACACGCTGCGCGAAAAACTGCACTGGAACGAGTACCCGTCCACGGACGGGAAAATCTGACGCAAGAATTCAACACTGGAAGCTCTTTACCGCGATCTATGCTGCGTACACTGTCCATCCGCGATTTCGTCATTGTCGATTCCATCGAACTGGAATTTTCCGCCGGCTTCACGGTGTTTACAGGCGAGACGGGCGCCGGCAAGTCGATCCTGATCGATGCGCTCACGCTGGCGCTCGGCGGGCGTGGCGATGCGAGCGTGGTGCGCGAAGGCGCGGCCAAGGCCAACATCACGGCCGATTTCGCGCTCTCCGCGGCGGCGCGGCACTGGCTCGATGCCAACGAGTTCGCCGCCGACGATGGCGGCGCGCTGCTGCGCCGCGTGATCGACAACGCCGGCCGTTCCAAGGCCTACATCAACGGCATCGCCGCCACGGCCGGCCAGTTGCGCGAGCTGGGCGACCTGCTGGTGGACATCCACGGCCAGCATGCGCACCAGTCGCTGCTCAAGACCGAGGCGCAGCGCGAGCTGCTCGACAGCCAGGCCGGCGCCAGCGGCAAGGATGTCGCCACGGCCTACAAGGCATGGCGCGCGCTGGCCAAGCAGCTGCAGGAATTCGAAACCAATGCCGCCAACGTGCTGCTCGAACGCGAGCGCATCGAATGGCAGGTGGGCGAGCTCGACAAGCTGGCGCCGAAGCCGGGCGAGTGGACCGAGATCGGCAACGAGCACAGCCGGCTGTCGCACGCGGCCAGCCTGCTCGAAGGCGCGCAGGAAGCGCTGGCGGTCATTTCCGAATCGGACGAGCAGCCGATCGTGTCGCAGCTGTCGTCGCTGAACCAGAAGCTGGCCAAGCTGGTGTCGGTGGATGCCGAACTGCAGCCGATACTCGACCTGATCGAATCGGCCCGCATCCAGCTGCAGGAATCGGCGTATGCGCTGAACACGTACCTGGACCGCGTTGAACTGGACCCGGAGCGCCTGCGCGAAGTCGATGCGCGGATGGAGGCGCTGCATTCGTCGGCCCGCAAGTTCCGTGTCGACCCGGACGACCTGCCGGCCGAACACGCCCGGCTGACCGCGCAGTTGAGCCAGCTGGCCGATGCCACCGACATCGAAGGCCTGCGCAAGCAGGAGGCGAAGCTGAAGGACGAGTACCTGGCGGTGGCGCGGAAGCTGTCCGCCACGCGCGCCACCGCCGCGCGTGCGCTGGGCGAGGCGGTCACCAAGGCGATGCAGGACCTGAACATGACGGGCGGGCGGTTCGAGGTGGCGCTGCACCCGGCC
Above is a window of Pseudoduganella dura DNA encoding:
- the gudD gene encoding glucarate dehydratase, with the protein product MNDTPVITSVRVIPVAGRDSMLLNLSGAHAPFFTRNLLILTDSSGRQGVGEVPGGEAIRKTLEDAQALIVGRPVGDYNAVLNSARTAFASRDAGGRGVQTFDLRVAIHAVTAIECALLDLLGQFLGVPVAALLGEGQQRDQVPILGYLFYIGDKHKTDLPYASEPDAPDAWSRLRHEEALTPEAIVALADAAYDRYGFRDFKLKGGVLRGEEEIEAVTALAERFPEARITLDPNGGWLLEDAIRLCRDKGDVLAYAEDPCGPENGYSGREVMAEFRRATGLPTATNMIATDWREMSHAIALQSVTIPLADPHFWTMQGSVRVAQLCQAFGLTWGSHSNNHFDVSLAMFTHVAAAAPGNITAIDTHWIWQDGQRLTKEPLRIVGGLVDVPKTPGLGVELDMDEVEAAHRRYLGMGLGARNDAAAMQFLVPGWQFDSKRPCLVR
- a CDS encoding LacI family DNA-binding transcriptional regulator, encoding MADTDKHADKDAGNMPGRRRRKGLGLTLRDVARLANVAPITASRALNTPDAVSDEILRRVKDAVERTGYVPNLLAGGLASRRSRLVAAVVPTITGSVFLETVQALTETLAANGYQMMLGQSGYHGSREDALLETIIGRRPDGVILTGIMHSTLARRRLVASGIPVVETWDLTPTPVDMLVGFSHEKVGAAVAQFLHRRGRRRMACISADDERAIRRNLAFANAAQALGADVVPTHMVPAPSSVASGREGLRALLAKDPSLDAIFCSSDMVALGVLTEAQAQGIRVPDQLAIIGLGDLAMSRELHPALTTVRVDGTLIGHTAAQYIMQRADGLVVAEPVCDVGFTIVERATT
- a CDS encoding DUF7660 family protein → MNLMDYLHAVNDEHTFLAFVHALTKDRHAAVNKSAADNSDDVENGWSNETIEGFLESAHAWAEESDFGARQGLDSASPWKKFATFLYCGKVYE
- a CDS encoding YkgJ family cysteine cluster protein, which gives rise to MNCRDHCGACCTAPSITSPLPGMPNGKPAGVRCVQLDDDNRCRVFGKPERPAFCGGLQPAADMCGDSREHAMVWLAELERATAPA
- a CDS encoding DUF445 domain-containing protein, translating into MPSRDPLLRLRRIRRIATCLLAAMAGVFVTARLLQPDYPWLGFVAAFAEAAMVGGLADWFAVTALFRHPLGLPIPHTAIIPRNKDRIGANIAEFLEHNFITPEVVRNELKDVDFAGTCARWLVDDTNNRAVAERIVGTIPAVLNMIEDRDAASFVGGTLASSLKDVRLAPLMGQVLSVLVANGQHVRLLQKVLGLVAAALEENRGYIRQKVHDHSPKWIPKMVDEKFFERLMDGIGSILDDMADEDGEWRARFHDAITELIAKLEESPEYEQKLRALLTRGLTHPLFREYVSGVWGDIRIRLLAASESPESRLLLRTQGALRIFATALEQNATVRAKLNEWLKSFAAEAIVERRGLIVAVVQKVIDKWDAETISQKLELQVGSDLQFIRINGTLVGGVVGVLLYSISLLLGGH
- a CDS encoding TetR/AcrR family transcriptional regulator; the encoded protein is MQSDTKPRWERRKDARPQELLAAALDLFVDRGYAATRLEDVARRAGVSKGTLYLYFENKEELFKAVVRENIVGVIGKAESDVAAADSTSCSELLRAMLRRWWADVASTRASGLAKLMVAEAGNFPEIARFYNEEVIARGHALIASIVQRGVERGEFVPVDAEMMTRVLTAPVTMLMLWAHSFDPCCGPVDPEAFMDVYLGLVERGMARPA
- a CDS encoding protein-L-isoaspartate O-methyltransferase family protein: MNIEQARFNMIEQQIRPWDVLDTDILDLLMVVKREDFVPEAYRKLAFVDTSIPLPGGASMLNPKIEARIVQDVHVKKHENVLLVGAGSGYVAALLAHRARHVTVVEIDPALKELAQKNLAANGITNATVELGNGAQGWANGAPFDVIVFAGALPVLPESVLQQVKPEGRILAIIGESPVMSAHLITRTAEGSYDTKKLFETDVQPLQAAVTPSHFTF